A region from the Rhinoderma darwinii isolate aRhiDar2 chromosome 2, aRhiDar2.hap1, whole genome shotgun sequence genome encodes:
- the LOC142741609 gene encoding uncharacterized protein LOC142741609, whose translation MLSPGLAVLPCLWAAWTFIGIITTYTMTMAEGHYETPLISISDTGAKIPESIVLMIVTTVSNLLKVAIMYVMYRLIEIRAAERQICGAIFRKLLLALGWTACVGNLIAIYLQESCVRNYIGFAAMLCTGLYSICLAGPLYTASRNVRCVRCTKAALSVLMFLAFLSKLVCKMAMYALCTSDHCIQSAKTSLTILEWLVLFSSCISQILLYRDFQVLTIKFRKSLKEDWIILRDDLEETSPSNEEKEPDPEKMGP comes from the exons ATGTTGAGCCCAGGCTTGGCTGTTCTGCCATGTCTCTGGGCAGCGTGGACCTTCATCGGTATTATTACCACTTACACCATGACTATGGCTGAAGGTCATTATGAGACACCATTGATAAGCATCAG CGACACTGGAGCGAAGATCCCAGAGTCCATAGTGCTGATGATAGTGACCACCGTCTCTAACCTACTAA AAGTCGCCATCATGTACGTAATGTACAGACTCATAGAGATCAGAGCGGCTGAGAGACAAATCTGTGGCGCCATCTTCCGGAAACTGCTGCTGGCGCTCGGATGGACGGCCTGTGTGGGGAACTTGATAGCCATATAtttacag GAATCCTGTGTGAGAAATTATATTGGCTTTGCAGCAATGTTATGTACCGGACTCTACAGTATCTGCCTGGCAGGACCTCTGTACACGGCATCCAGGAACGTCCGCTGTGTACGCTGTACGAAAGCTGCCCTGTCCGTACTGATGTTTCTGGCCTTCCTGAGCA AGTTGGTATGTAAAATGGCTATGTATGCCCTCTGTACCAGCGATCACTGTATACAG tcTGCAAAAACGTCCCTAACAATCCTGGAATGGCTGGTGTTATTCAGCTCCTGTATAAGTCAAATCCTGCTGTATCGGGATTTCCAG GTTCTAACAATAAAATTCAGGAAGAGCCTAAAGGAGGACTGGATAATCCTGAGGGACGACCTGGAGGAAACATCACCCAGCAATGAAGAAAAGGAGCCAGACCCTGAGAAAATGGGGCCCTAG